A window from Trinickia violacea encodes these proteins:
- a CDS encoding FMN-dependent NADH-azoreductase — MKLLHVDSSILGQGSVSRDLSADVVETFLGRHPELDVARLDLAATPIGHLTAAHLAAEQGAPVDDALKADVAMGQAALEDFLAADIVVIGAPMYNLGVPSQLKAWIDRISVAGKTFRYGEHGPVGLCGGKKLITASSRGGVYSEGSQAAVFDHQETYLKAAFGFLGITDIAFIRAEGVAMGPEARNGAIASAKKETVALAA, encoded by the coding sequence ATGAAACTCTTACACGTAGATTCCAGCATTCTCGGGCAAGGCTCCGTCAGCCGCGATCTGTCGGCGGATGTCGTCGAGACCTTCCTGGGCCGCCATCCCGAGTTGGATGTCGCTCGTCTCGACCTTGCCGCCACGCCGATCGGCCATTTGACGGCCGCACATCTCGCGGCCGAGCAAGGCGCTCCCGTCGACGATGCGTTGAAGGCCGACGTCGCCATGGGCCAGGCTGCGCTCGAGGACTTTCTGGCGGCCGATATCGTGGTCATCGGTGCGCCGATGTACAACCTTGGCGTGCCTTCTCAACTGAAGGCGTGGATCGACCGCATCTCTGTCGCCGGGAAGACGTTCCGCTACGGCGAGCACGGCCCGGTCGGACTGTGCGGCGGCAAGAAGCTGATCACTGCCTCGTCGCGCGGCGGCGTATACAGCGAAGGCTCCCAGGCCGCCGTCTTCGATCATCAGGAGACCTATCTGAAGGCGGCCTTCGGCTTTCTGGGCATCACGGATATCGCCTTCATTCGCGCGGAAGGCGTGGCGATGGGTCCGGAGGCACGCAACGGGGCCATCGCCTCGGCGAAGAAAGAGACTGTCGCGCTCGCTGCGTGA